A single genomic interval of Antechinus flavipes isolate AdamAnt ecotype Samford, QLD, Australia chromosome 1, AdamAnt_v2, whole genome shotgun sequence harbors:
- the LOC127547343 gene encoding pre-mRNA-splicing factor RBM22-like produces MATSLGSNTYNRQNWEDADFPILCQMCLGENPYIRMTKEKYGKECKICARPFTVFRWCPGVRMRFKKTEVCQTCSKLKNVCQTCLLDLEYGLPIQVRDAGLSFKDDMPKSDVNKEYYTQNVEREISNSDGTRPVGVLGKATAPSDMLLKLARTTPYYKRNRPHICSFWVKGKCKRGEECPYRHEKPTDPDDPLADQNIKDRYYGINDPVADKLLKRASTMPRLDPPDDKTITTLYVGGLGDTISETDLRNYFYQFGEIRTITVVQRQQCAFIQFATRQAAEMAAEKSFNKLIVNGCRLNVKWGRSQAARGKEKEKEGTTDSGQEQISPLQGLNSSLWVPCLWT; encoded by the coding sequence ATGGCGACGTCTCTGGGCTCCAACACCTACAACAGGCAGAACTGGGAGGATGCGGACTTCCCTATTCTGTGTCAGATGTGCCTTGGAGAAAATCCTTACATCCGgatgaccaaagaaaaatatggaaaagaatgCAAAATTTGTGCCAGGCCGTTCACAGTGTTCCGCTGGTGCCCCGGTGTTCGCATGCGTTTTAAGAAGACTGAAGTGTGCCAAACCTGCAGCAAGCTAAAAAATGTATGTCAGACTTGCCTTTTGGACCTAGAATATGGCTTACCTATTCAGGTCCGTGATGCAGGACTATCCTTTAAGGACGACATGCCTAAATCTGATGTGAACAAAGAATATTATACCCAGAATGTTGAGCGAGAGATTTCTAACTCTGACGGAACTCGGCCAGTTGGTGTTCTTGGAAAAGCTACAGCTCCAAGTGACATGCTGCTTAAATTGGCTCGGACGACCCCTTATTATAAACGGAATCGTCCTCACATTTGTTCCTTCTGGGTGAAAGGAAAATGTAAAAGAGGAGAGGAGTGTCCATACAGACACGAGAAGCCTACAGACCCTGATGATCCTCTTGCTGATCAGAACATCAAAGATCGATATTATGGCATTAATGATCCTGTGGCAGATAAGCTTCTAAAACGGGCTTCAACAATGCCTCGCCTGGACCCTCCAGATGATAAGACCATAACCACTCTGTATGTTGGTGGTCTGGGAGATACAATTAGTGAGACGGATCTCAGAAATTACTTTTACCAGTTTGGTGAGATCCGAACAATAACAGTTGTACAGAGACAACAATGCGCTTTCATCCAGTTTGCTACAAGGCAAGCTGCAGAGATGGCTGCGGAGAAGTCCTTCAATAAACTGATTGTAAATGGGTGCAGGCTTAATGTGAAATGGGGAAGATCTCAAGCAgccagaggaaaagaaaaagaaaaagaaggaaccaCAGACTCTggacaggaacagatttcacctctccaggggctT